A single Lolium perenne isolate Kyuss_39 chromosome 6, Kyuss_2.0, whole genome shotgun sequence DNA region contains:
- the LOC139832374 gene encoding uncharacterized protein: MRKPTKLKEIQKLTGRVTTLSRFLARLGEKAMPFYALIKQGEKSEWNEEADKDFEHLKRTISKPPVLVAPKEKEPLLLYIAATPQVVNTVLVVEREEDGKIHGVQRPVYFISEVYVAYITRKEIPEDLVEARRVIRRSKAFTVVKGELYKQSISGVLQRCVTPEEG, encoded by the exons ATGAGGAAGCCAACCAAGctcaaggagatacagaagctgaCGGGCCGTGTCACAACTTTGAGCAGGTTtctcgccaggttaggagaaaaagcgatGCCCTTCTACGCgctcatcaagcaaggagaaaagtccgagtggaacgaagaagcagacaaagATTTTGagcatctcaagcgcacaatctcgaaacCTCCAGTATTGGTGGCTCCGAAAGAAAAAGAACCCCTCCTGTTGTacatcgcggccacacctcaggtggtcaacaCAGTTCTCGTGGTAGAACGAGAAGAAGACGGAAAGATTCATGGAGTCCAGCgaccagtatacttcatcagcgag GTTTACGTGGCAtacatcacaaggaaagagatacCCGAAGATCTGGTAGAAGCACGACGAGTTATCCGACGATCCAAGGCGTTcaccgtggtcaagggagaattataCAAACAGAGCATCTCAGGAGTATTGcagaggtgtgtcacacccgaagaagggtgA